A stretch of Bradyrhizobium sp. CCBAU 53338 DNA encodes these proteins:
- a CDS encoding DUF6489 family protein yields MKVNIEIDCTPLEARQFFGLPDVAPMQTAVMDKLQQQVLSNIEKVSPESLIQSWFTFDPKIAERFQDMFVTMAGLGSPRSGDKKK; encoded by the coding sequence ATGAAAGTTAATATCGAAATCGACTGCACCCCTCTCGAGGCCCGCCAGTTCTTCGGATTGCCTGACGTGGCGCCGATGCAGACGGCGGTGATGGACAAGCTCCAGCAGCAGGTCCTGAGCAACATCGAGAAAGTCTCGCCGGAATCGTTGATCCAGAGCTGGTTCACCTTCGATCCAAAGATCGCGGAGCGGTTTCAGGACATGTTCGTGACCATGGCAGGTCTCGGCAGCCCGCGTAGCGGCGACAAGAAGAAGTAA
- a CDS encoding alpha/beta fold hydrolase, with product MIEMPPLKFAQTNGIRMGYYEAGPVTDKPPVVLCHGWPELAFSWRHQIKALSEAGIRVIAPDQRGYGATDRPEPVEAYDMEHLTGDLVGLLDHLDIEKAIFVGHDWGGFVVWQMPLRHPTRVTGVVGVNTPHWDRAPMDPIALFRQRFGDQMYIVQFQDPAREPDRIFGSRVEQTFDAFMRKPLLRPAEKSGEAPIAGVGASSKTNLAFPQMIAAYDAKVDPRTPILSPDEKKVFVDTFTTTGFTGGINWYRNFTRNWERSKGLDHHIGVPSLMIMAENDAVLPPSAADGMERLVADLEKYLVKDSGHWTQQEKPEEVSSILIEWRRRRFG from the coding sequence ATGATCGAAATGCCGCCGCTCAAGTTCGCGCAGACGAACGGAATCCGCATGGGCTATTACGAGGCAGGCCCTGTCACCGACAAGCCGCCGGTGGTGCTGTGCCATGGCTGGCCGGAGCTCGCCTTCTCCTGGCGCCATCAGATCAAGGCTCTCAGCGAGGCCGGCATCCGCGTGATCGCGCCGGACCAGCGCGGCTATGGGGCAACCGACCGGCCTGAACCGGTCGAGGCCTATGACATGGAGCATTTGACCGGCGATCTCGTCGGGCTGCTCGATCATCTCGACATCGAGAAGGCGATCTTCGTCGGCCACGACTGGGGTGGCTTCGTGGTCTGGCAGATGCCGCTGCGGCACCCCACGCGCGTCACCGGTGTGGTCGGTGTCAACACGCCACATTGGGACCGCGCACCGATGGACCCGATCGCGCTGTTCCGCCAGCGCTTCGGCGACCAGATGTATATCGTCCAGTTCCAGGATCCCGCGCGCGAGCCGGACAGGATCTTTGGCAGCCGCGTCGAGCAGACGTTTGACGCGTTCATGCGCAAGCCGCTGCTACGGCCGGCGGAGAAATCAGGAGAGGCGCCGATCGCAGGCGTCGGCGCTTCGTCGAAGACCAATCTGGCGTTTCCGCAGATGATCGCGGCCTATGATGCCAAGGTCGATCCGCGCACGCCGATCCTGTCGCCGGACGAGAAGAAGGTCTTCGTTGACACCTTTACGACAACCGGCTTCACCGGCGGCATCAACTGGTACCGCAATTTCACCCGCAACTGGGAGCGCTCGAAGGGGCTCGACCATCACATCGGCGTGCCATCGTTGATGATCATGGCAGAGAACGACGCCGTGCTGCCGCCGTCCGCGGCCGACGGCATGGAGAGACTGGTGGCTGACCTCGAGAAATATCTGGTGAAGGACAGCGGCCATTGGACGCAGCAGGAGAAGCCGGAAGAGGTCAGCTCCATCTTGATCGAATGGCGTAGAAGACGGTTTGGTTAG
- a CDS encoding spermidine synthase, producing MIPWEKLDTAKIPGSDEELRLMRRGREFSIKLGTNELMNNRLSGSEAALATLAAKQIEKVAKPAVLIGGLGMGFTLRAALAVLGAKAKVVVCELVPAVVTWARGPMAEVFGDSLDDARVSIRETDVGEIIRAKSSAFDAILLDVDNGPEGLTRKGNDALYSAGGLTAAKAALRPGGVLAVWSSGPNPAFTKRLARAGFDVNEVAVRATGRGGGARHVIWIAKKA from the coding sequence ATGATTCCCTGGGAAAAACTCGACACCGCCAAAATCCCCGGCTCCGACGAGGAGCTCCGCCTGATGCGGCGGGGCAGGGAGTTTTCGATCAAGCTCGGCACCAACGAGCTGATGAACAACCGTCTCTCGGGCTCCGAGGCCGCACTTGCAACGCTTGCAGCGAAGCAGATCGAGAAGGTCGCAAAGCCGGCCGTTCTGATCGGCGGCCTCGGCATGGGCTTTACGCTGCGCGCGGCACTCGCTGTGCTTGGAGCCAAGGCGAAGGTCGTGGTCTGCGAGCTCGTGCCTGCGGTTGTCACCTGGGCGCGCGGGCCGATGGCGGAGGTCTTCGGCGACAGCCTCGACGATGCCAGGGTGAGCATCCGGGAGACCGATGTTGGCGAAATTATCCGGGCGAAGAGCTCGGCCTTCGACGCCATTCTGCTCGACGTCGACAACGGGCCGGAAGGCCTAACCCGCAAGGGCAACGATGCGCTCTACAGCGCCGGCGGACTGACGGCGGCGAAGGCGGCACTTCGGCCCGGAGGCGTGCTTGCGGTCTGGTCGTCCGGACCCAATCCCGCGTTTACGAAGCGCCTCGCCCGCGCCGGCTTCGACGTCAATGAAGTCGCTGTCCGCGCCACCGGCCGAGGTGGGGGCGCGCGCCACGTGATCTGGATTGCGAAGAAGGCTTAG
- a CDS encoding wax ester/triacylglycerol synthase family O-acyltransferase has protein sequence MADGKKLSSLDASFLYLETPEMPMHVGSMAIFRLPDDYKGDFFEDFKAMIVSRLHIAPILKARLEKAPLDIDHPTWVEDDQFDIDRHIFRASLPAPRDRATLERIVGWMHAKLLNRARPLWEFYVFEGMKDNEVGLYSKMHHAAIDGGAGAALTNMIYDISPIPRTVEPPTGGTKPGQEPRDIAANLLDSYQQLFSQPLEASAAAKNLQLPRTGKSDIGSILFDNAMYQIESAVRFAGNIPTMVKSVSDVLGKISDPKSRESLASMVSPPTMLNKTISSERSFAGVSISLSRSKALAKLAGGKLNDVVLALASGVVRRYLLQYGTLPAKSLTAAVPISLREEGNTEANNQVFGMICSIATNIADPKARLEAIIAQSTKSKEMSHPLRALMPQVSNISMLGAPIIVQILALLYSRSDLSDVLPPAANITVSNVPGPRQTLYAAGAELLHIFPVSISTHGQALNITVQSYRDQLDFGFIVGANIIPHVQVMCDMLPEEFAALEAAYAPPASDIKGAAE, from the coding sequence ATGGCTGACGGTAAGAAGCTGTCGTCGCTGGATGCGTCGTTTCTCTATCTGGAAACACCTGAGATGCCGATGCATGTCGGCAGCATGGCGATCTTTCGCCTGCCCGACGACTACAAGGGCGACTTCTTCGAAGACTTCAAGGCGATGATCGTCTCTCGGCTGCACATCGCGCCGATCCTGAAGGCGCGCCTGGAGAAGGCGCCGCTCGACATCGATCATCCGACCTGGGTCGAGGACGACCAGTTCGACATCGACCGTCACATCTTCCGCGCCAGCCTGCCGGCGCCGCGCGACCGCGCCACGCTCGAGCGCATCGTCGGCTGGATGCATGCCAAGCTCCTGAACCGTGCTCGCCCGCTCTGGGAATTCTACGTGTTCGAGGGCATGAAGGACAACGAGGTCGGCCTCTATTCCAAGATGCACCATGCCGCAATCGACGGCGGCGCCGGTGCGGCCCTGACCAACATGATCTACGATATCTCGCCGATCCCGCGGACGGTCGAGCCGCCGACGGGCGGGACAAAGCCCGGGCAGGAGCCGCGCGACATCGCGGCAAACCTGCTCGATTCCTATCAGCAGCTTTTCAGCCAGCCGCTCGAAGCCTCGGCGGCCGCGAAGAATCTGCAACTGCCGCGGACCGGCAAGAGCGACATCGGGTCGATCCTGTTCGACAACGCGATGTACCAGATCGAGAGCGCGGTGCGCTTTGCCGGCAACATCCCGACCATGGTCAAGAGCGTTTCCGACGTGCTCGGCAAGATCTCCGATCCGAAGTCGCGCGAGAGCCTCGCCAGCATGGTATCGCCGCCGACCATGCTCAACAAGACGATCTCGTCGGAGCGGAGCTTTGCCGGCGTGTCGATCTCGCTGTCACGATCGAAGGCGCTGGCCAAGCTGGCCGGCGGCAAGCTCAACGACGTCGTGCTGGCGCTCGCCTCCGGCGTGGTCCGGCGCTATCTCCTGCAATATGGCACACTGCCGGCGAAGTCGCTCACCGCCGCCGTGCCGATCTCGCTACGCGAGGAGGGCAACACCGAGGCCAACAACCAGGTGTTCGGCATGATCTGCTCGATTGCGACAAATATCGCGGATCCCAAGGCGCGGCTCGAGGCCATCATCGCGCAGTCGACCAAGTCCAAGGAGATGTCGCATCCGCTGCGGGCTCTGATGCCGCAGGTGTCCAACATCTCGATGCTGGGTGCCCCGATCATCGTGCAGATCCTGGCGCTGCTCTACAGCCGCTCGGACCTGTCGGATGTGCTGCCACCGGCGGCCAACATCACCGTCTCCAACGTGCCGGGACCGCGGCAGACGCTCTATGCGGCAGGCGCCGAGCTGCTGCATATCTTCCCGGTGTCGATCTCGACCCATGGGCAGGCGCTGAACATCACCGTGCAGAGCTACCGCGACCAGCTCGATTTCGGCTTCATAGTCGGCGCCAACATCATTCCGCATGTGCAAGTGATGTGCGACATGCTGCCGGAGGAGTTTGCCGCGCTCGAAGCGGCCTACGCGCCGCCCGCATCCGACATCAAGGGCGCGGCCGAATAA
- a CDS encoding triacylglycerol lipase, protein MPEARDGASGSGRLRPPALGLLLAEARGLFELNASVLLSPLLMRAPKGDGHPVLALPGFLASDLSMVPMRRYLGELGHEAHAWRMGRNLGGLARMREALRARLAEIHAASGRKVSLVGWSLGGVYARDLALQAPEMVRYVITLGSPFANDVRATNATALYEALSGEKVEDFAEAREAIAGDLKVPATSIYSRSDGVVNWRTCLLRPNDRAENIEVHLASHIGLGVNPAALWAVADRLAQPEGEFWPFDRAGPFAIAYAPPERAVSA, encoded by the coding sequence ATGCCTGAAGCGCGCGACGGAGCGTCGGGCTCGGGTCGCCTTCGTCCGCCGGCCCTCGGCCTGCTGCTCGCGGAGGCGCGCGGCCTGTTCGAGCTCAACGCCAGTGTCCTGCTATCACCGCTGCTGATGCGCGCGCCCAAAGGCGACGGCCATCCGGTGCTGGCGTTGCCGGGCTTTCTCGCGAGCGATCTCTCGATGGTACCGATGCGGCGCTATCTCGGCGAGCTCGGCCATGAGGCGCATGCCTGGCGGATGGGCCGCAATCTCGGCGGCCTGGCGCGGATGAGGGAGGCCCTGCGCGCCCGTCTGGCCGAAATCCACGCCGCAAGCGGTCGCAAGGTCAGCCTGGTCGGATGGAGCCTCGGCGGTGTCTATGCCCGCGATCTCGCGCTCCAGGCGCCCGAGATGGTCCGCTATGTCATTACGCTCGGCAGCCCCTTCGCCAACGATGTACGGGCGACCAATGCGACGGCCCTCTACGAGGCGCTGTCCGGCGAGAAGGTCGAGGATTTTGCCGAAGCGCGCGAGGCGATCGCCGGCGACCTCAAGGTGCCTGCGACGTCGATCTATTCGCGCTCGGACGGCGTCGTGAACTGGCGGACCTGCCTGCTGCGCCCCAATGACCGCGCCGAGAATATCGAGGTACATTTGGCAAGCCATATCGGGCTCGGGGTGAACCCGGCTGCGCTGTGGGCCGTGGCGGATCGCCTCGCGCAACCGGAGGGGGAGTTCTGGCCATTTGACCGGGCCGGGCCGTTTGCCATTGCATATGCCCCGCCGGAGCGGGCAGTATCGGCCTGA
- a CDS encoding bifunctional cytochrome P450/NADPH--P450 reductase: MSSKNRLEPIPHPPTKPVVGNMLSLDSAAPVQHLTRLAKELGPIFWLDMMGSPIVVVSGHDLVDELSDEKRFDKTVRGALRRVRAVGGDGLFTADTKEPNWSKAHNILLQPFGNRAMQSYHPSMVDIAEQLVQKWERLNADDEIDVVHDMTALTLDTIGLCGFDYRFNSFYRRDYHPFVESLVRSLETIMMTRGLPFEQLWMQKRRKTLAEDVAFMNKMVDEIIAERRKSAEGIDDKKDMLAAMMTGVDRSTGEQLDDVNIRYQINTFLIAGHETTSGLLSYTLYALLKHPDVLKKAYDEVDRVFGPDVNAKPTYQQVTQLAYITQILKEALRLWPPAPAYGISPLNDETIGGGKYKLRKGTFTTILVTALHRDPSVWGPNPDAFDPENFSKEAEAKRPINAWKPFGNGQRACIGRGFAMHEAALALGMILQRFKLIDHQRYQMHLKETLTMKPEGFKIKVRPRADRERGAYGGPVAAAASAPRAPRQPTTRPGHNTPMLVLYGSNLGTAEELATRMADLAEINGFAVHLGALDEYVGKLPRQGGVLIICASYNGAPPDNATQFVKWLGEDLPKDAFAGVRYAVFGCGNSDWAATYQSVPRFIDEQLARHGARAVYPRGEGDARSDLDGQFQKWFPAAAQVATREFGIDWNFTRTAEDDPLYAIEPVAVTTVNTIVAQGGAVAMKVLVNDELQNKSGAIPSERSTRHIEVQLPSNITYRVGDHLSVVPRNDPTLVDSVARRFGFLPADQIRLQVAEGRRAQLPVGNAVSVGRLLSEFVELQQVATRKQIQTMTEHTRCPVTKPKLLAFVGEEPETLERYRGEILAKRKSVFDLLLEYPACELPFHVYLEMLSLLAPRYYSISSSPSVDPTLCSVTVGVVEGPAASGRGTYKGICSNYLANRRAGDTIYATVRETKAGFRLPDDPSVPIIMIGPGTGLAPFRGFLQERAAREAKGAGLGPSMLFFGCRHPDQDFLYADELQALAGSGITELFTAFSRADGPKTYVQHVLAAEKDKVWPLIEQGAIIYVCGDGSRMEPDVKAALVAIYREKSGSDATAGARWIEEMGAKNRYVLDVWAGG; encoded by the coding sequence ATGTCATCCAAGAACCGCCTGGAGCCGATTCCGCATCCGCCGACCAAGCCGGTGGTCGGCAACATGCTGTCGCTCGACTCGGCCGCGCCCGTGCAGCACTTGACGCGGCTTGCCAAGGAGCTCGGCCCGATCTTCTGGCTCGACATGATGGGCTCGCCGATCGTCGTCGTGTCAGGCCATGATCTCGTCGACGAGCTCTCCGACGAAAAGCGCTTCGACAAGACGGTGCGCGGTGCGCTGCGGCGGGTGCGCGCGGTCGGTGGCGACGGCCTGTTCACGGCGGACACCAAGGAGCCGAACTGGAGCAAGGCGCACAACATCCTGCTGCAACCCTTCGGCAACCGCGCCATGCAGTCCTATCATCCGAGCATGGTCGACATCGCCGAGCAGCTCGTCCAGAAATGGGAGCGTCTCAACGCCGACGACGAAATCGACGTGGTCCACGACATGACGGCGCTGACGCTCGACACGATCGGGCTGTGCGGCTTCGACTACCGCTTCAATTCGTTCTACCGGCGCGACTACCATCCCTTCGTCGAGTCGCTGGTGCGCTCGCTCGAAACCATCATGATGACGCGCGGCCTGCCGTTCGAGCAGCTCTGGATGCAGAAGCGGCGAAAGACGCTGGCAGAAGACGTCGCCTTCATGAACAAGATGGTCGACGAGATCATTGCCGAGCGCCGCAAGAGCGCGGAAGGCATCGACGACAAGAAGGACATGCTCGCGGCCATGATGACCGGTGTCGACCGCTCGACCGGCGAGCAGCTTGACGACGTCAACATCCGCTACCAGATCAATACCTTCCTGATCGCGGGCCACGAGACCACCAGCGGTCTCTTGTCCTACACGCTCTATGCGCTGCTCAAGCACCCGGACGTTCTCAAGAAGGCCTATGATGAGGTCGACCGCGTCTTCGGCCCCGACGTCAACGCCAAGCCTACCTACCAGCAGGTGACCCAGCTCGCCTACATCACGCAGATTCTGAAGGAAGCGCTGCGACTGTGGCCGCCGGCGCCGGCCTACGGCATCTCGCCGCTGAACGACGAGACCATCGGCGGCGGCAAGTACAAGCTCCGCAAGGGCACCTTCACCACCATCCTGGTGACCGCGCTGCATCGTGACCCCAGCGTCTGGGGGCCCAATCCCGATGCCTTCGATCCTGAAAATTTCAGCAAGGAAGCCGAGGCCAAGCGGCCGATCAATGCCTGGAAGCCGTTCGGCAACGGCCAGCGCGCCTGCATCGGCCGTGGCTTCGCCATGCACGAGGCCGCGCTCGCGCTCGGCATGATCCTGCAGCGCTTCAAGCTGATCGACCACCAGCGCTATCAGATGCATCTGAAAGAAACGCTGACGATGAAGCCGGAAGGCTTCAAGATCAAGGTGCGTCCGCGCGCCGATCGCGAGCGCGGTGCCTATGGCGGCCCGGTCGCGGCTGCGGCGTCTGCACCAAGGGCGCCGCGCCAGCCGACCACGCGGCCCGGTCACAACACGCCGATGCTGGTCCTTTATGGCTCCAATCTTGGCACCGCCGAGGAGCTTGCAACGCGCATGGCCGATCTTGCCGAGATTAACGGCTTTGCCGTGCACCTCGGGGCGCTCGACGAGTATGTCGGGAAGCTGCCGCGGCAGGGCGGCGTGCTGATCATCTGCGCGTCGTATAACGGCGCCCCGCCCGACAATGCGACGCAATTCGTCAAATGGCTCGGCGAGGATCTGCCGAAGGATGCGTTTGCCGGTGTGCGCTACGCCGTGTTCGGTTGCGGCAACAGCGACTGGGCCGCGACATATCAATCGGTGCCGCGCTTCATCGACGAGCAATTAGCCAGGCACGGCGCGCGCGCGGTCTATCCGCGCGGCGAGGGCGATGCGCGCAGCGATCTCGACGGCCAGTTCCAGAAATGGTTCCCGGCCGCGGCCCAGGTCGCGACCAGGGAATTCGGCATCGACTGGAATTTCACCCGTACCGCGGAAGACGACCCGCTCTATGCGATCGAGCCGGTCGCGGTGACCACGGTCAACACCATCGTCGCCCAGGGTGGCGCCGTCGCGATGAAGGTGCTGGTCAATGACGAGCTCCAGAACAAGTCCGGCGCGATTCCGTCGGAGCGCTCGACGCGCCATATCGAGGTGCAACTTCCGTCCAACATCACCTATCGCGTCGGCGATCATTTGAGCGTCGTTCCGCGCAACGATCCGACGCTGGTGGATTCCGTCGCCCGTCGCTTCGGTTTCCTGCCAGCCGACCAGATCCGGCTTCAGGTCGCTGAGGGCCGGCGCGCGCAATTGCCGGTCGGCAATGCCGTATCGGTCGGACGCCTGCTCAGCGAGTTCGTCGAGTTGCAGCAGGTGGCGACGCGCAAGCAGATCCAGACCATGACCGAGCACACTCGGTGTCCCGTCACCAAGCCGAAGCTGCTCGCGTTCGTCGGCGAGGAGCCTGAAACGCTCGAACGCTATCGCGGCGAGATTCTGGCGAAGCGCAAGTCAGTGTTCGATCTGCTGCTCGAATATCCCGCTTGTGAATTGCCGTTCCACGTCTATCTGGAAATGCTCTCACTGCTGGCACCGCGCTACTACTCGATCTCGTCTTCGCCGTCGGTCGATCCAACGCTCTGTAGCGTCACGGTCGGTGTGGTCGAAGGGCCGGCAGCGTCGGGGCGCGGCACCTACAAGGGCATCTGCTCCAATTATCTCGCCAACCGCCGCGCAGGCGACACGATCTACGCGACCGTGCGCGAAACCAAGGCCGGATTCCGGCTACCCGACGATCCATCGGTGCCGATCATCATGATCGGCCCTGGCACTGGATTGGCGCCGTTCCGCGGCTTCCTCCAGGAACGCGCCGCGCGCGAGGCGAAGGGTGCCGGCCTCGGTCCCTCCATGTTGTTCTTCGGCTGCCGCCATCCCGATCAGGATTTTCTCTACGCGGATGAGTTGCAGGCACTGGCTGGCAGTGGCATCACCGAGCTCTTCACCGCATTCTCGCGCGCGGATGGACCAAAGACCTATGTCCAGCATGTCCTCGCCGCGGAGAAAGACAAGGTCTGGCCGCTGATCGAGCAGGGCGCGATCATCTATGTCTGCGGCGACGGCAGCAGGATGGAGCCCGACGTGAAGGCGGCGCTGGTTGCGATCTATCGCGAGAAGAGCGGCAGCGATGCGACTGCGGGCGCCCGCTGGATCGAGGAGATGGGCGCGAAGAATCGCTACGTGCTGGACGTCTGGGCCGGCGGGTGA
- a CDS encoding ABC transporter substrate-binding protein, producing the protein MSVGRSLFAATLAGALALAVSPASSQTLRYANQGELKSLDPYTLNESTTSAHLGHVYEGLVARDKNLKIIPALAESWETPEPTRWRFHLRKGVKFHNGDPFTADDVVFSADRVRAKGSNFQSRIPADAKVVKIDDYTVDFVLTSPNPILTALWATWYIMDKKWAEANDAVAPTPAAATTPSYASLHENGTGPFTIESHQPGVKTVFKAYPNWWRKPEHNLKEIIFTPIANPATRVAALLSGEVDVIEPVPVQDIERVKASPNATVLTGPELRTIFVGMDQARDELLYSNVKGKNPFKDVRVREAVYRAIDVDLIKNRVMRGLSTPSALMVAPEIFPLSKDFTRPKFDPDASKKLLADAGYPDGFEVTMDCPNDRYVNDAAICQAVVGMLARINIKVDLLAQPKAQYFAKVLKPGGYKTSLFLLGWTPDTLDSHNVLHDIMGCRDDPKDPNRGEANLAGYCNKQFDELADKVLLEPDPTKRDQLIKQAFELSMKDWAYIPLHQQALAWGVSKKVKLTQRADNQVLLYWATKQDE; encoded by the coding sequence ATGTCAGTCGGACGAAGTCTGTTTGCGGCGACGCTCGCCGGTGCGCTCGCGTTGGCGGTGTCGCCGGCGTCGAGCCAGACGCTGCGCTATGCCAACCAGGGTGAGCTGAAATCGCTCGACCCCTATACGCTGAACGAGTCGACCACCAGTGCGCATCTCGGTCATGTCTATGAGGGCCTCGTTGCCCGCGACAAGAACCTGAAGATCATCCCGGCGCTCGCCGAGAGCTGGGAGACCCCGGAGCCGACACGCTGGCGCTTTCACCTGCGCAAGGGCGTCAAATTCCACAACGGCGACCCCTTCACCGCCGACGACGTCGTGTTCTCGGCCGACCGCGTGCGAGCGAAAGGTTCGAATTTTCAGAGCCGCATTCCCGCCGATGCAAAGGTCGTCAAGATCGACGATTACACCGTCGATTTCGTCCTGACCTCGCCCAATCCCATCCTGACCGCGCTGTGGGCGACCTGGTACATCATGGACAAGAAATGGGCAGAGGCGAACGATGCGGTGGCACCGACGCCGGCCGCGGCCACGACCCCGAGCTACGCCTCTCTCCATGAAAACGGCACCGGCCCCTTCACGATCGAGAGCCATCAGCCGGGCGTGAAGACCGTCTTCAAAGCCTATCCGAATTGGTGGCGCAAGCCGGAACATAATCTGAAGGAGATCATCTTTACGCCGATTGCCAACCCGGCCACGCGTGTTGCGGCGCTGTTGTCCGGCGAGGTCGACGTGATCGAGCCGGTTCCGGTCCAGGACATCGAGCGCGTCAAAGCAAGCCCCAACGCCACCGTGCTGACGGGACCTGAACTCCGCACCATCTTCGTCGGCATGGACCAGGCGCGTGACGAACTCTTGTACTCCAACGTCAAGGGCAAGAACCCGTTCAAGGACGTGCGCGTCCGCGAAGCGGTCTACCGGGCGATCGATGTCGACCTGATCAAGAATCGCGTCATGCGCGGACTGTCCACGCCGTCCGCGTTGATGGTGGCACCTGAGATCTTTCCGCTGTCGAAAGACTTCACCCGGCCGAAGTTCGATCCCGACGCCTCCAAGAAGCTCCTGGCAGACGCCGGTTACCCCGACGGTTTCGAGGTGACCATGGACTGCCCGAACGATCGTTACGTCAACGACGCGGCGATCTGTCAAGCCGTCGTCGGCATGCTCGCCCGCATCAACATCAAGGTGGATCTGCTGGCACAGCCGAAGGCCCAGTATTTCGCCAAGGTGCTCAAGCCCGGCGGCTACAAGACTTCGCTGTTCTTGCTGGGCTGGACACCGGATACGCTCGACTCCCACAACGTGCTCCACGACATCATGGGCTGCCGGGACGATCCCAAGGATCCCAACCGCGGCGAAGCCAATCTCGCCGGCTATTGCAACAAGCAGTTCGACGAACTCGCGGACAAGGTTCTTCTGGAGCCCGACCCGACCAAGCGTGATCAACTGATCAAGCAGGCATTCGAGCTCTCGATGAAGGACTGGGCCTATATCCCGCTGCATCAGCAGGCCCTCGCCTGGGGCGTGTCGAAGAAGGTGAAGCTGACCCAGCGCGCGGACAACCAGGTCCTGCTCTACTGGGCGACCAAGCAGGACGAATAG